The DNA region AGGGCGCGATCGTCGCGAAGACTCGACAACAGGTCCATCGTCGCGGTCACGTCGACCGTGTGGAAGACCGTGACATGGGGGGCCGTGAACGCGCTCTGCACCATCGCCGCCGCCGTGTGCTTGCGCACGCCGCGGATGGGGATGCGGGTCTCTCGCTCCGCGTCTGTGAGCACTGACGCGTTCGACGGGGTGGGCGTCGACGACAGGTCGTCGGCACGCGGCGTGCGGTGGGCGATCCGCTCTGCGTATTCGTCGACGTCGCGGCGGGTGATGACTCGATCCCCCACGTCGGCGGCGACCAGCACGAGATCGATGCCGAGACGCTTGGCGTGAGCGCGCACGGGCGGGGTGGAGCGCGGCCGTTCGATGACCGCATCCACGGCTGCCGAGGGGGTGGCGTCATGCGGTGCGGCCTCGAGAACGGCTGTGTCGACCGGTGCCGGGGTGGCTCCGATGCGCCGTGCCCGTCGCGCAGGGCGGCCGGCGGTCGTGGGGGCGGCACCGTAGCCGACGAGGTTCGGCTGCGCCTTCTCCTCGGAATCCGACGCGGGCGCGGGCCCATCCTCGTCCTCCCCCACCACATCGAAGGCGATCAGCGGAGCACCGACGGCGACCGTCTGGCCGGCCTCGGCGTGCAGGGCCGATACCGTGCCCTCATAGGGCGAGGGCAGCTCGACGACCGCTTTCGCCGTCTCCACCTCCGCGAGAGTCTGGTTGAGCGAGACCGCGTCGCCGGGGGCGACGAGCCAGGTCACCACCTCGGCTTCGGTCAGTCCCTCTCCGAGGTCCGGAAGACGGAACTCCGCGATCATGCCCCTGCTCCCGTCAGACTGTTCGGCCGGTCCAGCACCCGGTCGACGGCATCGAGCAGCCGATCGAGATCGGGAAGGTGATACTTCTCGAGCTTTGCGGGCGGGTAGGGGACGTCGTGTCCGGTGACGCGCAACGGCGCCGACTCGAGGTACTCGAAGCAGCGCTCCGTGATGCTCGCGATCACCTCGGCTGCGACGCCGGCCTCGCGAGAGGCCTCGTGGGCGACGACCACGCGTCCCGTCTTGCGCACCGAGGCGGCGACCGAGTCGTAGTCCACCGGTGAGAGCGAGCGGAGGTCGATGACCTCGAGAGAGACGCCCTCGTCCGCTGCAGCGTCGGCCGCCTGAAGCGCCGTGGAGACCATCGCCCCGTAGGTGATCAGGGTCGCGTCGTTCCCGGTTCGCACGACGCGCGCGAGTCCCATGGGCGCTGCGTCCGCGAGCGGCGCCTCCAGGTCGACATCGCCCTTGTGGTGGTACAGGCGTTTCGGTTCGAAGAAGATCACCGGATCGTCGGAGGCGATCGCCTGTCGCAGGCTGCGGTACGCGTCCTCCGGGTTCGAGACCGCGATCACGCGCAGACCGGCCGTGTGCACGAAGTAGGCCTCCGGGGACTCCGAGTGATGCTCGGCGGCGCCGATGCCTCCTGCCCACGGGATGCGGATGGTGATCGGCATCTTCACCCGGCCCTGGGTGCGGTAGTGCAGCTTCGCGACCTGAGCGACGATCTGGTCGAACGCGGGGTACACGAAGCCGTCGAACTGGATCTCGACCACCGGCCGATAACCGCGGAACGCCAGGCCCACGGCTGTTCCGACGATGCCCGACTCCGCGAGCGGAGTGTCGATCACCCGCGCTGCGCCGAACTCGTCGAGCAGCCCGTCGGTGATGCGGAAGACGCCACCGAGTTTCCCGATGTCCTCTCCGAGCAGCACCACCTTGTCGTCGTCGCGCATCGCCTGACGCAGTCCCGCGCCGAGCGCCTTTCCGAGGGTCAGTTCGGTCATGCGCCGGCCTCGCCCTCGAAGGAGGCGAGGTACGCGGCGTACTCACCACGCTGACGCTCGAGCCCGGTGTGCGGTTCGGCGTAGACGCCGTCGAAGACCGCGAGGGGCGGGCGCGTGACCATGCCGAGGCATGCGGCGCGCATCTCCTTCGCCACCGCGTCTGCTGCCGCCTGGGTCTCGGCGAGGTGCTCGTCGGTCAGATCTCCCGTGGCGCGCAGATGGGCTTCCAGCCGTGCGATCGGATCGCGTCGGCGCCAGGATTCGAGTTCGTCCTGGTCACGGTAGCGCGTCGGGTCATCGGCCGTGGTGTGCGGCCCCATTCGATACGTGACCGCCTCGATGTAGGCGGGCCCCTTGCCGGCACGTGCATGATCGAGGGCCCAGCGCATGGCAGCCATGCAGGCGAGCACATCGTTGCCGTCGACGCGGACGCTGGGGATACCGAACCCCGGAGCCCGCCCGGCGATCGGATACTGCGACTGCACGGAGACGGGCTCCGAGATCGCCCAGTGGTTGTTCTGGCAGACGAAGACCACGGGGGCCTGGTACGAGGCGGCGAAGATCATCGCCTCGTTGACATCGCCCTGACTGGTGGCACCGTCGCCGAAGTACGTGACCGCGACTTCCTTGGCGCCATCGTGCTGGATGCCCAAGGCATAGCCGACGGCGTGCAGTGTCTGGGCACCGATGATGATCTGCAAGGGCGCGACCCCGAGTGCGGCCGGATCGTACGCGGCGCCCTCCTCGCCGCGCCACATGCGCACATAGTCGCCCGGCTGGGCGCCGCGCGCGTAGATGACCCCGGTCTCCCGGTAGCTCGGGAACACGTAGTCCTCCGGCGCGATGGCGCGTGCCGTGCCGATCTGGGTCGCCTCCTGCCCCTGGCAGGGGGCCCAGAGGCCGAGCTGTCCCTGGCGCTGCAGGGCGACGCCTTCGGCGTCGATCCGCCGGAGGATGACCATGTCCCGCAGCAGCGAACGCAGTTGCGCACTGTCGACGTCGGCGACGAAAGGATCCAGCCGAGGGTTCGCGATGCGACTGCCGTCCGGATTCAGGATGCGCTCCGAGAGCTCCAGATCCTGGGCGGTGTCTGCGATGGGGGTGATCTGCGGTGACATCGTCGTCCTCCTCGTCCTCGGCGGCCCTCGTGAGGCTCCGCGCACTGATGCCAGCGTCATCACCGGCATGGTCTGAGAGTACGTCTGCTCAACACCTCGCTCAAGCATTCTGAAAGGGCTTGAGCATGTTGCTCAATTTGGCACGGAAGGCTCCTGCTAAGGTTTGGCACTATGCCAGGACTGGACCGCATCGATCTCGAGCTTCTCGCCGCACTCGCTGACGACCCGAGGACCACGATCGTCGCGCTCGCGGAGAGCCTGGGCCTGTCCCGCAACACGATCCAGGCGCGGATGGCACGTCTCGAGCAGAGCGGGATCTTCCTGTCCTACGAGAGGTCGTTCTCGCCTGACGTGCTCGGATTCCCGTTGCAGGCGTTCGTGAGCATCGGCGTCCGCCAGACGGAGCTTCCTCGCATCATCAACGAACTCGCCCGGATTCCCGAAGTCGTGCAGGCGCATGGGCTCAGCGGATCGATCGATCTGCTCGCACGCGTGGCCTGTCGCGACGCGCGTCACCTCTTCGACACCGACGCGCGCATCCTGTCGATCGAGGGAGTGGAACGCACCGAGACCTCACTCGCCATGGGCGAGGTGATCCCGTTCCGTGTGGCCGGCCTCATCGGCCTCGCACGACGGGAATCCTGAGGAAGCGCCGGATCGCCCCTGCGGCCTCCGCCGGCGTCTCGTAGTGGATCAGATGCCCGACGTGGGCGATCTCGACCAACCCGGCGTCCGGGAAGAGCGTCGCCAGCTTCCGCTCCGCTTCGATCGGCGTGATGTCGTCGCGTTCAGCTGCCACCAAGAGCGTCGGAACGTCGATGTCGGGCGCGAACTCGCGGACGTCGTGCGAGACGCTCGCGACGAAGGCATCGCGGAGCACATCACGATCGGAGAACCGGGAGAAGTAGGTGTCATGCTGGTCGTGGATGAACCGCCGGAGCTCGGGGTCCTTCGTCTTGGCCATCGTGATGCTCATGACCCGCACGATGATCCGATTGCGCAGCAGCGCGGTTCCGAGATTCTCCGGGAGCCGGGCGCCGAGGGCGTAGTAGAACACGGCCAGGCGCGTCATGAGCCCCTTGGGTCCCTCGAGCGCGGGGGCACCGATGGGGTTCACGAGGATCAGGCGCGGAGTCTGCAATCCGCGGGCCACCGCCGCGGCCGTCACGATCGACCCGAAGGAGTGGCCGAGGATGACCGCGCCGGGTGCGACCTCGGTGGCGAAGTCGGTGAGCCATCCGGCGTACTCGTCGAGATCGTGACGGCGTCCCGGCAGCGGGGCCGACTCGCCGAAGCCCGGAAGGTCGGGCGCGATCACCCGCACCTCGGGGAGGTATGCGAGCACCGGTTCGAGGCCATGGTGCTCGCCCCGGAAGCCGTGCACCGCGACGACGGTCGTCCCGGCGTCTTCGGGTCCATACGCCCAGTACGCCGTGGTCGCCCCGCGCACCTCGACCTCGTGGCGTTGCACGGGCAGACGACGAAGACGGTCCGCATACGGGGAAGGCACGGTCATCCTCAGAGTCTACGAGTCGCCGTGCGCCTTCTCCTGAATGTCCGCGGCCGACCATAGCGTGAAGCCATGCCAGTCGGTCCCCCGCTTCCTGCCTGGCTCACCCGTGTCGGGGTGTTCGATCTGGAAACGACCGGAGTCGACGTCGAGTCGGACCGCGTGGTGACCGCCTACGTCGGCATCCTCGACGCCGATGGCAGACAGGTCGCGGCCCGTTCGTGGCTTGCGGACCCCGGTGTGCCGATCCCCGACGGCGCAACCGCGGTGCACGGGATCACGACAGCGCACGCGCGCGCCCACGGGCGGCCCGTCCCTGAGGTGGTCGCCGAAGTGACTGCTGCCCTGCGGTCCCTGTTCCGGCAGGGTGTGCCGGTCGTCGCATACAACGCGTCGTTCGACTTCTCGCTGCTCGCCTGCGAAGCCGCTCGGCACGGGGTCGACCCGCTCACCGACCCCGCACCGGTGATCGATCCGCTCGTCATCGACAAGGCGTATGACCGCTACCGGCGCGGTCGACGCACGCTCGAGGTGGTCGCGGCGCACTACGCCGTCCCGTTGGAGGGCGCCCACGAAGCGTCTGCGGATGCGATCGCCGCCGGGCGCGTGGCGCAGGCGCTCGCCCGTCAGTTCCGTCTCCCCGAGAATCCGGTACAGCTCCACACGCACCAGATCGGCTGGGCCCGCTCGCAGGCAGCCAACCTCACCGAGTACTTCGTGAGCATCGGACGTCTGGAACCCGATGACATGCTCGATGGACGCTGGCCGGTGCGGCACGCCGGCCCCATCGTGGAGTGACGTGCGTCGCTGCTCCTCGGCTCGGAATCAGGTGTCGTGGGATACGCTCCAGATGGTGCGCCCTCGAGTGGGATCAGGGCGCGAAGCACGAGGAGCAGCCCATGCAGTTCACGTCCGTCGATCTCGAACGGGTCGAGTCCACGTGGCAGCAGTTCGTTCCCTCGGCCTCTCTGCAGAATGCTGATCCGCGGAGCTTTCGATTCGACTGGCGATCCGAGGAACTCGAGACCGCGTCGTTCGTCGACTATCGCCTTTCCGCTCAGGTGCATTCGCGGGCCGAGCCGCAGGATCAGTTGCTCGTGTGCCGTGTGGACGCCCCGGACGCGCGCGTCTGGTCGGGGCGCGCTTCCTTGGACGCCGAGGCCGTCTGGATGTCGGACGGCACTGAGGTCGAGGCCAGATGGGACCGGTCGGCTCGCGTTCGCGCCATCGTTTTCGACCATCAGGCCGCGCAGAGCAGAGCGCGGCAGATCACGGGCGACGATCGGCGAGAGCTTCGCACGACCGGACTCGCGCCGCACTCCGTCATGGATTCCCAACGGTGGGAGCGGATGTTCGCCTACCTCGACCGGTCCCTGCGGGACGGGATCGCAGACGATCTGCTCGTCGCCGAGCTCGAACGCCATGCCCTGATGATCACGCTTTCGGCGTTCCCGACCACATTCTCCGAATCGCTGCGGCGCCCGGCGCAGCGCGCCGGTGCACCGGCGGCCGTTCGCCGAGCGCTCGCCTACATCGATGCGAACGCGCATCTGGCGATCACCATCGACGACGTCGCGGCCGCGTCCTACATCTCCACTCGCGGTCTGCAATACGCGTTCCGGCGCGCGCTCGATATCACGCCTGCGGATGCTCTGCGTCGGGCGCGCCTCGACGGCGCCCATCGTGATCTCCGCAACGGTCGGGGTCGCTCGGTCGGCGAGGTCGCTCGACGCTGGGGCTTCAGCAACTCCTCGCGGTTCGCTTCGGCCTACCGCGAGGCGTACGGGATGGCGCCTGCACTGCCATCGACCTGACAGGGAACGAATATTCTCTTCGCGTCGCTCGGCGGGTCGGGGGCGAGCGCGGGGCGTCGGAGCGATCTGCGGTTAGAGTTCGAGTGTCCCGGACCTCGGTCCTGCGAGCACGCCCCCGAGGAGAACCATGGTCCACGCGCGCCACCCCCACGAATCGTCCCCACGCTGATGGGAAGCCTCTACTACGGCGACGCGAAGACTCCCATCCACATCGATGACCGCGCGCTCGCGCATCTCAAAGTGGTCATCGCCACCAAGCTCCGTCGTAACGAGAGCTTCACCCTCTCGTGGCGGCACCCGGACGGCGATGCGCCCGGACGTTCCACCCTGTGGCTGCATCCCTCGATCCCGCTCCGCTTCGTCTTCCAGGACGCACAGACGCCGGAGCTGAGCAGAAGGTGGATCGAAGAGCTGGCTCATTCCGCGAGTTCGAGCGGTGGCATCACGCTCGTCGAGGAACATCTCGAGAGCGTCACCGCCGACTGACGGCGCCCGACACCCTCCGAGCTGGACGCCGTCAGCGGCTGGGCTCACACCGCTTCGTCGCCGCTGGTGCTCACGGAGCGACGCGTCGTCGGCTCTCCGGTGGCGGGATCGACGAAGGTGCGCGACACCGTCTCGGTGCGACGCCGACGTGCGAGCAGCACGATGCCGATGAGGAAGACGACGACGCCGGCCCCCATCAGGATGTAGCCGACCATGTCGAGGTCGACCCAGGGAACGTCGACGTTGATTGCGAAGACGAGGATCGCCCCGATCACGAAGAGCGCGATTCCGCTGCCGATGCTCATGGTGCCTCCCGTTCTGCGGCGCGGTGCCGCACATCGAAAGCATGGCGTGGTGCGGCACCGCCGAGGAGGGGCTTGACATCCGCGCGCCCGTTCCCCTCCTCCCCTGTGTGCGGAGACCTCAGGCGGCGTCGGTCGCGGGCTGCTGCAGCCAGAGATCGGGGCCGAAGACCTCGTAGGCGATCCGCTCAGCGGGCACTCCTCGGCGCAGAAGGGTCGCTCTCGCGTTCCGCATGAACTCGAGGGGTCCGCACATGAACACGACCGCGTCTTCCGGCAGCTCCACATCGGTGAGGTCCATCCTGCCCGGAAGAGCGGGATGCAGGGTCGGGGCCCCGTCTGCGTCCTTCGCGTACCAGTTCTGTGCCCTGGCGTCGTCCATCGCGAGCACCTGACGACGAAGTGAGGGATACAGCGCGTGCGTGTCGTGGGCGCGGTCCGCATGGAAGAGCCGCACAGTGCGGCCGGGAGAACGTCGCGACAGGTCCTCGACGATCGCAGCGATCGGAGTGATGCCGATACCCGCCGACACCAGGATCAGCGGGTGCTCGTCGTCGTCGAGCACGACATCGCCTGCCGGCTGCGATACGTCGAGCACTGTTCCGGGATGCGCGTGCTCATGCAGCCAGGTCGACACCAGGCCGTCGGGCAGGCCGCCCTCACCGCGTACCCGCTTCACCGTCACCCGCAGCGAATCGCCTCGCGGCCCGGAGGAGATCGTGCATTGGCGCGGCTGTCGGGAGCCATCCGGCAGGTCGACGGCGATGGCGACGTACTGGCCGGTGCGGTGCGAGGCCACTGCCCCCTCCACGGGAGCGAGGAGCAGGGAGATGACGTCGTCGGACTCCACCACGCGCTCCACGACGCGGTATGTGCGCCACGGCTGCTCGGGATCGGTTCCGCCCTGCGCATAGAGCTTCGCCTCCTCCGCGATGAGCGAGCAGCCGAAGAGCCAGTAGACCTCGTCCCAGGCGGCTCTGACCTCGGGGGTGACGGCATCG from Microbacterium sp. SY138 includes:
- a CDS encoding 3'-5' exonuclease, with protein sequence MPVGPPLPAWLTRVGVFDLETTGVDVESDRVVTAYVGILDADGRQVAARSWLADPGVPIPDGATAVHGITTAHARAHGRPVPEVVAEVTAALRSLFRQGVPVVAYNASFDFSLLACEAARHGVDPLTDPAPVIDPLVIDKAYDRYRRGRRTLEVVAAHYAVPLEGAHEASADAIAAGRVAQALARQFRLPENPVQLHTHQIGWARSQAANLTEYFVSIGRLEPDDMLDGRWPVRHAGPIVE
- the pdhA gene encoding pyruvate dehydrogenase (acetyl-transferring) E1 component subunit alpha, yielding MSPQITPIADTAQDLELSERILNPDGSRIANPRLDPFVADVDSAQLRSLLRDMVILRRIDAEGVALQRQGQLGLWAPCQGQEATQIGTARAIAPEDYVFPSYRETGVIYARGAQPGDYVRMWRGEEGAAYDPAALGVAPLQIIIGAQTLHAVGYALGIQHDGAKEVAVTYFGDGATSQGDVNEAMIFAASYQAPVVFVCQNNHWAISEPVSVQSQYPIAGRAPGFGIPSVRVDGNDVLACMAAMRWALDHARAGKGPAYIEAVTYRMGPHTTADDPTRYRDQDELESWRRRDPIARLEAHLRATGDLTDEHLAETQAAADAVAKEMRAACLGMVTRPPLAVFDGVYAEPHTGLERQRGEYAAYLASFEGEAGA
- a CDS encoding globin domain-containing protein gives rise to the protein MKLSTESEAVVRATAGVVAQHADEITTLFYREMFAAHPELLRVFNRANQAIGEQPKALAASVVAFAVHLIDPEAPDFTPVMRRIAHKHVSLGIQARQYTIVGHHLLDAVQTVLGDAVTPEVRAAWDEVYWLFGCSLIAEEAKLYAQGGTDPEQPWRTYRVVERVVESDDVISLLLAPVEGAVASHRTGQYVAIAVDLPDGSRQPRQCTISSGPRGDSLRVTVKRVRGEGGLPDGLVSTWLHEHAHPGTVLDVSQPAGDVVLDDDEHPLILVSAGIGITPIAAIVEDLSRRSPGRTVRLFHADRAHDTHALYPSLRRQVLAMDDARAQNWYAKDADGAPTLHPALPGRMDLTDVELPEDAVVFMCGPLEFMRNARATLLRRGVPAERIAYEVFGPDLWLQQPATDAA
- a CDS encoding alpha-ketoacid dehydrogenase subunit beta, whose translation is MTELTLGKALGAGLRQAMRDDDKVVLLGEDIGKLGGVFRITDGLLDEFGAARVIDTPLAESGIVGTAVGLAFRGYRPVVEIQFDGFVYPAFDQIVAQVAKLHYRTQGRVKMPITIRIPWAGGIGAAEHHSESPEAYFVHTAGLRVIAVSNPEDAYRSLRQAIASDDPVIFFEPKRLYHHKGDVDLEAPLADAAPMGLARVVRTGNDATLITYGAMVSTALQAADAAADEGVSLEVIDLRSLSPVDYDSVAASVRKTGRVVVAHEASREAGVAAEVIASITERCFEYLESAPLRVTGHDVPYPPAKLEKYHLPDLDRLLDAVDRVLDRPNSLTGAGA
- a CDS encoding alpha/beta hydrolase — its product is MTVPSPYADRLRRLPVQRHEVEVRGATTAYWAYGPEDAGTTVVAVHGFRGEHHGLEPVLAYLPEVRVIAPDLPGFGESAPLPGRRHDLDEYAGWLTDFATEVAPGAVILGHSFGSIVTAAAVARGLQTPRLILVNPIGAPALEGPKGLMTRLAVFYYALGARLPENLGTALLRNRIIVRVMSITMAKTKDPELRRFIHDQHDTYFSRFSDRDVLRDAFVASVSHDVREFAPDIDVPTLLVAAERDDITPIEAERKLATLFPDAGLVEIAHVGHLIHYETPAEAAGAIRRFLRIPVVRGR
- a CDS encoding helix-turn-helix transcriptional regulator, with product MQFTSVDLERVESTWQQFVPSASLQNADPRSFRFDWRSEELETASFVDYRLSAQVHSRAEPQDQLLVCRVDAPDARVWSGRASLDAEAVWMSDGTEVEARWDRSARVRAIVFDHQAAQSRARQITGDDRRELRTTGLAPHSVMDSQRWERMFAYLDRSLRDGIADDLLVAELERHALMITLSAFPTTFSESLRRPAQRAGAPAAVRRALAYIDANAHLAITIDDVAAASYISTRGLQYAFRRALDITPADALRRARLDGAHRDLRNGRGRSVGEVARRWGFSNSSRFASAYREAYGMAPALPST
- a CDS encoding dihydrolipoamide acetyltransferase family protein, translating into MIAEFRLPDLGEGLTEAEVVTWLVAPGDAVSLNQTLAEVETAKAVVELPSPYEGTVSALHAEAGQTVAVGAPLIAFDVVGEDEDGPAPASDSEEKAQPNLVGYGAAPTTAGRPARRARRIGATPAPVDTAVLEAAPHDATPSAAVDAVIERPRSTPPVRAHAKRLGIDLVLVAADVGDRVITRRDVDEYAERIAHRTPRADDLSSTPTPSNASVLTDAERETRIPIRGVRKHTAAAMVQSAFTAPHVTVFHTVDVTATMDLLSSLRDDRALSAHRIGPLAVVAKAVCLALSRTPGLNSRWDEAAGEIVQHNYVDLGIAAATDRGLIVPMIRDAEQLTLVGLADAVKSLAEVARAGKTSPAELAGGTFSISNIGVFGVDAGTPILPPGQSGILAVGAVRRQPWEHHGEIALRQMMTLSLSFDHRLVDGAEGASFLKDVADILEEPGRAMLLR
- a CDS encoding DUF6458 family protein codes for the protein MSIGSGIALFVIGAILVFAINVDVPWVDLDMVGYILMGAGVVVFLIGIVLLARRRRTETVSRTFVDPATGEPTTRRSVSTSGDEAV
- a CDS encoding Lrp/AsnC family transcriptional regulator, with the translated sequence MPGLDRIDLELLAALADDPRTTIVALAESLGLSRNTIQARMARLEQSGIFLSYERSFSPDVLGFPLQAFVSIGVRQTELPRIINELARIPEVVQAHGLSGSIDLLARVACRDARHLFDTDARILSIEGVERTETSLAMGEVIPFRVAGLIGLARRES